In Chitinophaga sp. HK235, a single window of DNA contains:
- a CDS encoding LysR family transcriptional regulator has product MNLNMEWLRTFKTIYEKGTLTAAAQALYISQPGVSLHLNSLEAATGYTLFDRSAKKMVPTERAKVLYNFIQEPMGRLEMAEQVFHRSSREGRATISIGMCFETFQFTLERYISSLPFNVIVKFGLYPEMIHDLDKGVLDMIVTPEKSDLPNLEFKPFSKEKIVMVCGSSTNIKQLKTLLKDATVKDERLKSARIAELEQWLKQQIWYSTAADMEHLKRFWKLNLRQNIDFKPNYIVPNISSIVRCLGGNEGFAIIPDFLCRDEIKSGKIKVVWDGDVCVENTLYFGSRKKTIYYKEIKMVEDIFLKEMAAL; this is encoded by the coding sequence ATGAATCTTAATATGGAATGGCTGCGGACCTTTAAAACCATCTATGAGAAAGGTACCCTTACCGCGGCAGCACAGGCTTTATATATTTCGCAACCCGGCGTCAGCCTGCACCTCAATTCCCTGGAGGCGGCCACCGGCTACACCTTATTTGACCGCTCTGCCAAAAAGATGGTCCCTACAGAAAGGGCTAAAGTGCTGTACAACTTTATCCAGGAGCCTATGGGCCGCCTGGAAATGGCTGAACAGGTGTTTCACCGCAGCAGCCGGGAAGGCCGCGCCACCATCAGCATCGGTATGTGTTTCGAGACATTTCAGTTCACCCTCGAAAGATATATTTCTTCCCTCCCGTTTAATGTGATCGTCAAATTCGGTTTATACCCCGAAATGATCCATGACCTTGACAAAGGCGTGCTGGACATGATCGTGACGCCGGAAAAAAGTGATCTGCCCAACCTCGAATTCAAACCTTTCTCCAAAGAAAAAATCGTGATGGTATGCGGTTCCAGCACCAATATCAAACAGCTTAAAACATTACTGAAAGATGCCACTGTAAAAGACGAACGGCTCAAATCAGCCAGGATAGCCGAACTGGAGCAATGGCTCAAACAACAGATATGGTACAGCACCGCTGCTGATATGGAACATCTCAAACGTTTCTGGAAGTTGAACCTGCGGCAGAACATCGACTTCAAGCCCAACTATATTGTGCCCAATATCAGCTCTATTGTACGCTGCCTGGGTGGCAACGAAGGGTTTGCCATCATACCTGATTTTCTTTGCCGGGATGAGATTAAAAGCGGTAAAATAAAGGTAGTATGGGACGGGGATGTTTGTGTGGAGAACACACTTTATTTCGGGTCCAGGAAAAAAACCATCTACTACAAGGAAATAAAAATGGTGGAAGATATCTTCCTGAAAGAAATGGCGGCTTTATAA